One Sanguibacter keddieii DSM 10542 genomic window carries:
- a CDS encoding aldo/keto reductase, protein MTVNLSPLGLGTSQLGNLYRQTTDAEASGAVDTAWDGGVRYFDTAPAYGRGLSERRLGALLADRPRDEYVLSTKVGRRLVPSPETADERDSMFDVPADHRLEYDLSRDGIRRSLHDSLDRLGLDRVDVLYLHDPDDHEEQALSTAIPAMVELREEGLVRAVGAGMNQTAMLTRFVQETDIDLVLCAGRYTLLEQGALADLLPAALAHDVGVVVGGVFNSGLLARPRPPEGALYNYSEAPAALLERARKIADACERHGVTLPDAALAFVRAHPAVVSTVVGARGADQVSAFLDAARTPVPVELWAELREAWLLDPMAPVPHASLPDISI, encoded by the coding sequence ATGACGGTCAACCTCAGCCCCCTGGGACTCGGGACGTCCCAGCTCGGGAACCTCTACCGGCAGACGACGGACGCCGAGGCCTCCGGTGCGGTCGACACCGCGTGGGACGGCGGCGTGCGCTACTTCGACACCGCCCCCGCCTACGGCCGCGGCCTCTCCGAGCGCCGTCTCGGTGCCCTGCTCGCAGACCGACCGCGCGACGAGTACGTGCTCTCGACCAAGGTGGGTCGCCGCCTCGTCCCCTCGCCCGAGACCGCCGACGAGCGCGACAGCATGTTCGACGTCCCGGCCGACCACCGGCTCGAGTACGACCTCAGCCGTGACGGCATCCGACGCTCCCTGCACGACAGCCTCGACCGTCTCGGCCTCGACCGCGTCGACGTCCTCTACCTCCACGACCCCGACGACCACGAGGAGCAGGCGCTCTCGACCGCGATCCCCGCGATGGTCGAGCTGCGCGAGGAGGGCCTCGTCCGCGCCGTCGGGGCCGGCATGAACCAGACGGCGATGCTCACCCGGTTCGTCCAGGAGACCGACATCGACCTGGTGCTGTGCGCCGGGCGCTACACGCTCCTCGAGCAGGGCGCGCTCGCGGACCTGCTGCCGGCCGCGCTCGCCCACGACGTGGGCGTCGTCGTCGGAGGGGTCTTCAACTCCGGGCTGCTCGCACGACCACGGCCGCCCGAGGGCGCGCTCTACAACTACTCCGAGGCCCCGGCCGCGCTGCTCGAGCGCGCCCGGAAGATCGCCGACGCCTGCGAGCGCCACGGCGTGACGCTGCCCGACGCGGCCCTCGCCTTCGTCCGGGCCCACCCGGCCGTGGTGTCGACGGTCGTGGGTGCTCGCGGGGCGGACCAGGTCTCGGCCTTCCTCGACGCGGCCCGGACGCCCGTCCCCGTGGAGCTGTGGGCCGAGCTCCGTGAGGCCTGGCTGCTCGACCCGATGGCCCCCGTCCCGCACGCGAGCCTGCCGGACATCAGCATCTGA
- a CDS encoding ribbon-helix-helix protein, CopG family, which translates to MSSETDRQLAQWAESGLTKPRRAVTGPQAGAEARAMLETAGVDVAAVERRVGRPRLDGSPPKPHGQRSPRVNVAVSDQTNQAIESARLKLGVSRSDFVRKALDSYIASAS; encoded by the coding sequence ATGAGCTCAGAGACCGACCGGCAGCTGGCCCAGTGGGCCGAGTCCGGACTCACCAAGCCCCGGCGAGCCGTCACCGGCCCGCAGGCCGGCGCAGAGGCGCGCGCGATGCTCGAGACTGCGGGTGTCGACGTCGCAGCCGTCGAGCGCAGGGTCGGGCGCCCGCGCCTGGACGGTTCTCCTCCCAAGCCTCACGGGCAGCGCTCCCCCCGTGTCAACGTCGCAGTCAGCGACCAGACCAACCAGGCGATCGAGTCAGCGCGGCTCAAGCTCGGGGTGAGCCGCAGCGACTTCGTGCGCAAGGCGCTCGACTCCTACATCGCCAGCGCCTCGTAG